One stretch of Thalassophryne amazonica chromosome 19, fThaAma1.1, whole genome shotgun sequence DNA includes these proteins:
- the LOC117531817 gene encoding thrombospondin-type laminin G domain and EAR repeat-containing protein-like: MGCLLEADVMPSLMFLLLLLPGLRVTAVMADAERRRTDLLPVDILAFVLKQDASKPVPGVHMQEAGGVRGVRFSSPCTSTSFPFSHLLNCDHFPKEFSLVVTLKVADIAPKRNEYIFSLMAPKTVETRAAEKDAGKMSAGPIERLVDEELEAGQRGKMRRAKSNERRGRLIMALRLSRTRVHFVFKGHRGALEQLAFRSTWLADNQWHTLLFGVDSGHVRLTVDCSSPQEMVPSRHFPSDLNIQGSRFHVGSRGRSKGSFSGLLRQLVLVPGSDAMPLICHSSSPQLSALSVPPLLLDLPVNACEAEGHFPSYEAEQRVSVGLERSCSQLLRGQMWFEPFRKGLYLCDGTAWLTVLQDHKRLDYVLEHQVLITSSETHDVEVFEVPDMGLMAAMAHQSTAFGSAVYLWSNASFQLYQNISTYGALAWRHFSIGKRCIFLVTSNSENELPVNANKQSDADISVIYKWSNKIKRFVQFQTLQTHCARDWEAFNINRETYLAVANHRRGNNNHTINSVIYKWNTLTKSFEVQQLLRTSGAYDWEFFTVGPYHFLVVANAFDGVTTSVDSVIYVWVNGSFQVFQTIKTYCATDWEMFQIGSRVFLAVANGHRLDDNGQSRYAISSTIYELDMKGKLFIRFQDIVTHSAMDWEFFTLGEEYFLIVANSFNGDSYSLNSILYRWQGYEGFVPVHWLPTIGCSDWEFFSSKGESYLIYSSAKTSLAKVFKLKTY, encoded by the exons ATGGGCTGTTTGCTGGAAGCAGATGTGATGCCATCGCTGATGTTTTTGCTGCTCCTGCTCCCGGGGTTAAGGGTCACCGCTGTGATGGCAGATGCAGAGAGACGCCGCACAG ATTTGCTCCCAGTGGACATTCTGGCATTTGTCCTCAAGCAGGACGCCTCCAAACCTGTGCCAGGGGTGCACATGCAGGAGGCTGGAGGGGTGAGGGGGGTGCGTTTCTCAAGTCCATGTACTTCCACAAGCTTTCCCTTTTCTCATCTCCTGAACTGTGACCATTTCCCCAAAGAATTCTCCCTGGTTGTGACATTAAAGGTCGCTGACATTGCACCCAAG AGGAATGAATATATCTTTTCCCTGATGGCACCAAAAACAGTGGAGACCAGAGCTGCAGAGAAGGATGCTGGGAAAATGTCAGCTGGGCCAATTGAAAGACTTGTTGATGAGGAACTGGAAGCTGGACAAAGAGGCAAAATGAGGAGAGCCAAAAGCAATGAGCGACGTGGCCGGCTGATCATGGCACTGAGATTATCTAGAACgcgtgtgcactttgtttttaaaGGCCACAGAGGGGCCTTGGAGCAGTTGGCATTTCGAAGCACCTGGTTGGCTGATAACCAGTGGCACACCTTACTTTTTGGAGTTGACAGTGGTCATGTCAGGCTCACAGTGGACTGCAGCTCCCCACAGGAAAT GGTTCCTTCCAGGCATTTTCCTTCAGACCTCAACATCCAAGGTTCAAGATTCCACGTCGGCAGTAGGGGGAGATCGAAAGGCTCCTTCTCA GGTTTGCTGCGACAGCTGGTTCTGGTTCCAGGTTCTGATGCCATGCCTCTGATATGCCACTCTTCCTCGCCTCAGCTCTCAGCTCTGTCAGTCCCACCGCTCCTGTTAGACCTCCCTGTCAATGCGTGTGAGGCTGAAGGCCATTTTCCTTCCTATG AAGCAGAGCAGCGAGTGTCAGTGGGGTTAGAACGGTCGTGTTCACAGCTGCTCCGAGGTCAGATGTGGTTTGAGCCATTCAGGAAAGGACTCTACCTCTGCGATGGAACAGCCTGGCTCACTGTGCTGCAGG ATCATAAACGTCTGGACTATGTGTTGGAACATCAGGTCCTTATCACCAGCTCAGAGACGCATGATGTAGAG GTGTTTGAGGTACCCGACATGGGTCTAATGGCTGCTATGGCTCACCAGTCCACTgcctttggatctgctgtgtatCTGTGGAGCAATGCAAGTTTCCAACTCTATCAGAACATCAGCACCTATGGAGCCCTGGCCTGGAGACACTTCAGCATCGGCAAAAGGTGT ATTTTTCTGGTGACATCTAATTCTGAGAATGAGCTACCCGTGAATGCTAACAAACAGTCAGATGCAGACATCTCTGTGATTTACAAGTGGAGCAACAAAATAAAACGGTTTGTGCAGTTCCAGACACTGCAGACGCATTGTGCACGAGACTGGGAGGCCTTTAACATCAATCGAGAAACCTATCTTGCTGTGGCGAATCACAGACGAG GTAATAATAATCACACTATAAACAGTGTGATATACAAATGGAACACGCTAACAAAGTCTTTTGAGGTTCAGCAGCTGCTACGCACCTCCGGCGCCTATGACTGGGAGTTCTTCACCGTTGGACCGTACCATTTCCTGGTGGTCGCAAATGCATTTGATGGAGTGACCACGTCGGTGGACTCTGTCATCTACGTGTGGGTCAATGGAAGCTTCCAGGTCTTCCAGACAATTAAG ACATATTGTGCCACAGATTGGGAAATGTTCCAGATCGGCAGCAGAGTGTTCTTGGCTGTTGCTAACGGGCATAGGCTTGATGATAATGGACAAAGCCGATATGCCATCAGCTCGACAATATACGAACTGGACATGAAAGGAAAACTCTTCATCCGCTTCCAGGATATTGTCACCCACAG TGCAATGGACTGGGAGTTCTTCACCCTCGGGGAGGAATATTTTTTGATTGTTGCCAACTCCTTTAATGGCGACTCCTACTCACTCAACAGCATTCTCTACAG gtGGCAGGGATATGAAGGTTTTGTTCCTGTTCACTGGCTCCCAACTATTGGGTGCAGTGACTGGGAATTTTTCAGCTCTAAGGGAGAATCATATCTGATCTACTCCAGTGCCAAAACATCTCTCGCCAAGGTGTTCAAACTGAAAACTTACTAA